A region from the Bacillus sp. Marseille-P3661 genome encodes:
- a CDS encoding 2-hydroxyacyl-CoA dehydratase subunit D yields MSIEQNSEHSVLKEISKIYSTPDEIALYSSQKDKKIIGYLGNDIPVELLIAAGCHPIQIRGRFDKDPHTANQYLESGFDPRVKMQMGQIIDGSYGFLEHLIVTNSSDAIIRIYYYLRALKETDPNINLPELYFYDFLHSKLRNASLYNLDRTRELIQELEKWCDKTISDTDLVNAIKLCNETRRLLKRFSELRGPEVSYINGVQAQQVIGASHLIPREEYNQLLKTFLEDAEQLIPIEGPRIFVSGSTHEHIEFYEMVESFGAIIVGEDHDISIRNYIEEIDTDPEPLEAIVDYYHIKRSLPSSQSTVSERVYSIVKNVSATNSQGVIFFIHHADDAPSWDYPEQKKALEAMGVPVLLIDRQQYHLVNKDQVADKVKDFINLLNEKQKAETVREEIK; encoded by the coding sequence GTGAGCATTGAACAAAATTCTGAACACAGTGTACTTAAGGAAATTTCCAAAATATATTCTACCCCTGATGAAATTGCACTTTATAGCAGTCAAAAGGACAAAAAAATAATAGGTTATCTTGGGAATGATATTCCCGTAGAATTACTCATTGCAGCAGGATGTCATCCTATTCAAATTCGTGGGCGTTTTGATAAAGATCCTCATACTGCAAATCAATATCTTGAAAGTGGATTTGATCCACGTGTAAAAATGCAGATGGGACAGATTATAGATGGATCATATGGTTTCCTAGAACACCTAATTGTTACAAATTCATCTGACGCCATTATTCGTATCTATTATTATTTACGTGCTTTAAAAGAAACGGATCCAAACATCAACTTACCAGAATTGTACTTTTACGATTTCTTACATTCAAAATTAAGAAATGCTAGTTTATACAATCTTGATAGAACACGTGAACTTATACAAGAGTTAGAAAAATGGTGCGATAAGACTATAAGTGATACGGATTTAGTTAATGCAATTAAGTTATGTAATGAAACTCGTAGATTACTAAAGAGATTTTCAGAACTAAGAGGACCTGAAGTTTCATACATAAATGGTGTTCAAGCACAACAAGTTATCGGTGCATCCCATTTAATTCCACGCGAAGAGTACAATCAGTTATTAAAAACTTTCTTAGAGGATGCCGAACAGCTTATTCCTATAGAAGGTCCTCGTATTTTCGTTTCAGGCAGCACGCATGAGCACATTGAGTTTTATGAAATGGTAGAGTCATTTGGAGCCATAATTGTTGGTGAGGATCATGATATTAGTATTAGAAATTATATAGAAGAAATCGATACGGATCCAGAACCATTAGAAGCTATTGTTGATTATTATCATATAAAACGGTCACTGCCATCTTCACAATCAACCGTATCTGAACGAGTTTACTCGATTGTAAAAAATGTAAGCGCTACAAATTCTCAGGGTGTTATCTTCTTTATACATCACGCAGACGATGCGCCTTCATGGGATTATCCAGAACAAAAGAAAGCTCTTGAAGCGATGGGGGTTCCAGTCCTTTTAATAGACCGCCAGCAATATCACTTAGTGAATAAAGACCAAGTTGCTGATAAAGTAAAAGACTTTATAAATTTGTTAAACGAAAAACAAAAGGCTGAAACTGTACGGGAGGAAATAAAATGA
- a CDS encoding 2-hydroxyacyl-CoA dehydratase subunit D, whose amino-acid sequence MSEDKKVMTRDTGKASVKRLKTPTVATAYQKKWFQDLREKVEQGEPFAFVNADVPQEIFRAMDIPYVVNQWWSSVCSAKQMSPYYLDLLNEHGYRQDLCRYCSLSLATSFDPNPENGPWGGLPKPTVAVTRLTCDSQAKIFELWSKKLDVPFYPLENTVPRAIPTNWWDKVSHNWDELFEPHRMDYMVEDFKGLIRFLELHTGKTFSEVKFKQVMKLVNEQAEYNRKTRDLIAETIPSPVSITDTVPAVMVPQWQRGTQWAVDMAKSLYEEVKELVDRKKSVCEKENVRLMWLGRGLWFNLGFYQHFEEKYGAAFIWSIYLGLAADGYPRYGEDPLRTLVSRSVGMEDMLHMPPWNSDWYVKEAKHNGIDGVVHLISDSCTQAAGGTYFVKKAFEEAGIPILQLRADPVDSRGWDNSAMTAQLEDFIENKIGVKQC is encoded by the coding sequence ATGAGTGAAGATAAAAAAGTAATGACTAGAGATACAGGGAAAGCAAGTGTTAAGCGGTTAAAGACACCGACAGTAGCAACAGCTTATCAAAAAAAATGGTTTCAGGATTTAAGAGAAAAAGTAGAACAAGGTGAACCCTTTGCATTTGTGAATGCGGATGTACCACAAGAGATCTTTCGTGCAATGGACATACCATATGTTGTGAATCAATGGTGGTCATCCGTCTGTTCGGCCAAACAAATGTCACCGTATTATTTAGATTTATTAAATGAACACGGTTACCGTCAAGATTTATGTCGTTATTGTTCACTCTCATTGGCAACTTCGTTTGACCCTAACCCCGAAAATGGTCCATGGGGCGGCTTACCTAAACCTACAGTAGCAGTAACTAGATTAACATGTGACTCACAAGCGAAAATTTTCGAATTATGGTCAAAGAAATTAGATGTCCCATTTTACCCGTTAGAAAATACGGTTCCACGAGCAATACCAACTAATTGGTGGGATAAAGTCTCCCATAATTGGGATGAGTTATTTGAACCGCACCGAATGGACTATATGGTTGAAGATTTTAAGGGGCTTATCCGTTTTCTTGAATTGCATACTGGTAAAACCTTTAGCGAAGTTAAGTTTAAACAGGTTATGAAACTTGTTAATGAGCAGGCTGAATATAACCGAAAAACGAGGGATTTAATAGCTGAAACCATTCCTTCTCCAGTAAGCATAACTGATACGGTTCCTGCTGTTATGGTGCCGCAATGGCAACGGGGTACACAGTGGGCTGTTGATATGGCGAAATCATTATACGAAGAGGTGAAAGAACTGGTTGATCGTAAGAAAAGTGTATGCGAAAAAGAAAATGTTCGTCTTATGTGGCTTGGACGTGGTTTATGGTTTAATTTAGGTTTTTATCAGCATTTTGAAGAGAAATATGGTGCTGCATTTATATGGTCGATTTACCTTGGATTAGCTGCTGATGGTTATCCGAGATATGGAGAAGATCCATTGCGTACGCTAGTTAGTCGTTCTGTCGGTATGGAAGATATGTTGCATATGCCTCCTTGGAATAGCGACTGGTATGTAAAAGAAGCAAAGCATAATGGGATTGATGGTGTTGTTCATTTAATATCTGATAGTTGTACGCAAGCAGCTGGCGGTACTTATTTTGTAAAAAAAGCATTTGAAGAAGCTGGAATTCCAATCTTGCAATTGCGAGCAGATCCTGTTGATTCACGTGGCTGGGATAATTCAGCGATGACAGCACAATTAGAAGATTTCATAGAAAATAAAATAGGAGTGAAACAATGTTAA
- a CDS encoding ABC transporter ATP-binding protein: MNHLLEVNQLKTEFNVDGNRVQAVDGVSYYIDEGEIVCFVGESGCGKSITQMSGLQLIPTPPGKIVGGEVLYKGVNLLKLKPESEEIRKIRGGEIGFIFQEPMTSLNPVLTIGEQIMESIILHLKVNRAEARKRAIEVIQKVGIPDAETRIDDYPHQFSGGMRQRIMIAMVLSINPKILIADEATTALDVTTQAQILEMLRDIVKNSNMSLILVTHNLGVVARYAERIYVMYAGTIVETGKAKDIFHSPSHPYTLGLINAVPRLNDPKDKKLIPVEGLPPNLINKKDECQFLPRCVFRTSNCYTSAFPPLVKVNDQHETACYVNLKEAMNTLETQQTAQETASTLLYKENEMLEKNNVSTGEKLLEVNHLKMYFPVVKGALKRKVSDIKAVDGVSFYINKGETLGLVGESGCGKSTVARTILRLYDPTSGEIKLNGTDIASLSKKQLRPTRKEISMIFQDPYSSLDPRQTAESIVGEPLLIHSLVKNKKEYTEKVEELFKMVGLDPSLKKRVPHQFSGGQRQRLGIARALASNPSLIVCDEAISALDVSIQAQIINLLEELKEKLDLSYLFIAHDLSVVRHISDRVAVMYLGRIVETADWKTLYDNPRHPYTKALLGAVPIPDPEMEEKRELQLIEGEIPSPQNRPVGCSFHNRCPIATDECKQIDPELREVQKGHAVACIKE; the protein is encoded by the coding sequence ATGAACCATCTTTTGGAAGTGAATCAGCTTAAAACAGAGTTTAATGTAGATGGAAATCGTGTTCAAGCTGTTGATGGTGTAAGCTATTACATTGATGAGGGAGAAATTGTATGCTTTGTTGGAGAGAGTGGCTGTGGTAAATCAATCACCCAGATGTCAGGACTCCAATTAATACCAACACCTCCAGGTAAGATTGTAGGGGGAGAAGTGTTATATAAAGGGGTCAATTTATTAAAATTGAAACCTGAAAGTGAAGAAATTCGTAAGATTCGTGGAGGAGAGATTGGTTTTATCTTTCAGGAACCCATGACTTCCCTTAATCCTGTATTAACGATTGGCGAACAAATCATGGAATCTATTATTCTTCATCTTAAAGTAAATCGAGCTGAGGCACGCAAACGTGCGATCGAAGTGATTCAAAAAGTAGGTATACCTGACGCTGAAACACGCATAGATGACTATCCTCACCAATTTAGTGGTGGTATGAGACAAAGGATTATGATTGCGATGGTATTGTCTATTAATCCTAAAATTTTAATTGCAGATGAAGCGACTACAGCTTTAGATGTTACAACACAAGCCCAAATACTTGAGATGTTACGAGATATTGTTAAGAACAGCAATATGTCCTTAATATTGGTTACTCACAATCTAGGTGTAGTTGCTCGCTATGCTGAAAGAATATATGTAATGTATGCGGGAACAATTGTTGAAACTGGAAAAGCGAAGGATATTTTTCATTCTCCAAGTCACCCGTACACATTAGGGTTAATAAATGCAGTTCCGAGACTTAACGATCCAAAGGATAAAAAGCTTATACCAGTTGAGGGGTTGCCGCCTAATTTAATTAACAAAAAAGACGAATGTCAGTTTTTACCTAGATGTGTATTTCGTACAAGTAATTGTTATACTTCTGCATTTCCACCATTAGTAAAGGTCAATGACCAGCATGAAACTGCATGCTATGTCAATTTGAAAGAGGCTATGAACACATTAGAAACGCAGCAAACTGCACAGGAAACGGCATCTACATTGTTGTATAAAGAAAACGAAATGCTCGAAAAGAATAATGTATCGACTGGTGAGAAATTACTAGAGGTGAATCATTTAAAAATGTATTTTCCTGTTGTAAAAGGGGCATTGAAAAGAAAGGTATCTGATATTAAAGCAGTAGATGGCGTCAGTTTTTATATAAATAAAGGTGAAACACTCGGACTTGTTGGTGAAAGTGGATGTGGGAAGTCTACCGTTGCTCGAACTATATTGCGCCTTTATGATCCGACATCTGGAGAAATTAAATTAAATGGAACAGATATTGCATCTCTATCTAAAAAACAATTGCGTCCTACAAGAAAAGAGATTTCAATGATCTTCCAAGATCCATATAGTTCATTAGATCCTCGGCAAACGGCGGAGTCTATTGTTGGAGAACCATTGCTTATTCATAGCTTAGTGAAAAATAAAAAGGAATATACTGAAAAAGTTGAAGAGCTCTTTAAGATGGTCGGACTTGATCCAAGTTTGAAAAAGCGTGTGCCACATCAGTTTAGTGGTGGACAAAGGCAACGACTTGGAATCGCACGAGCACTCGCTAGCAATCCTTCCTTAATTGTTTGTGATGAGGCTATTTCGGCATTGGATGTTTCTATTCAAGCACAAATCATCAATTTACTAGAAGAACTAAAGGAAAAACTAGATTTAAGTTATCTGTTTATTGCCCATGATTTGTCTGTTGTACGACATATCAGTGATCGGGTAGCTGTTATGTATCTTGGTAGAATCGTTGAGACTGCCGACTGGAAAACACTCTATGACAATCCTAGACATCCTTATACAAAAGCATTGTTAGGAGCTGTTCCGATTCCTGACCCTGAGATGGAGGAAAAAAGGGAGCTCCAGCTAATTGAGGGTGAAATTCCAAGTCCACAAAATAGACCAGTAGGCTGTAGCTTTCACAATCGCTGTCCAATCGCAACAGATGAGTGTAAACAGATAGATCCTGAGCTTCGGGAAGTTCAAAAAGGGCATGCAGTGGCTTGTATTAAAGAATAG
- a CDS encoding CaiB/BaiF CoA transferase family protein, with translation MLKKGALDGVVVLDFTQFESGTVCTQTLAWLGATVIKLERPGTGEQGRGASRDRPNEDSYGFLILNNNKKSVTVDVKKPEGRDLVLKMVKKADVFIENFSPGVIERLGFDYETLRDINPRVIYAQIKGFGTDGPYANFPAFDAIGQAAGGVMSITGEQDGPPMHAGANIADSGAGYHCAIAVLAALFQRTVTGEGQKVEVTMQDVMINFSRSAWARQLLTGKEAPRVGNEMPMAGVAPCNVYPCQPGGQNDYVFVYTSRWPGSPQWRNLLKVIGREDLIEDPRFATPESRYEHRHEVDQLISTWTSQRTKYEAMEALGNASVPASAVLSTTDLSVDEYLRERGMIIEVDHPIRGKLVMPGNSIRLSDSNVQIEPSPLLGQHNEEVYEKLFEFSEGELNELKNKGVI, from the coding sequence ATGTTAAAAAAAGGTGCTTTAGACGGTGTAGTAGTATTAGATTTTACACAATTTGAATCAGGGACAGTTTGTACACAAACATTAGCGTGGTTAGGAGCTACAGTTATTAAACTAGAAAGACCGGGTACAGGTGAGCAAGGAAGAGGTGCATCAAGGGATCGTCCTAATGAAGATTCCTATGGATTTCTTATCTTAAATAATAATAAGAAATCGGTAACTGTCGATGTGAAAAAGCCTGAAGGCAGAGATTTAGTGTTAAAGATGGTGAAGAAAGCGGATGTCTTTATCGAAAATTTCTCCCCAGGTGTGATAGAACGTTTAGGTTTTGATTATGAAACACTGCGCGATATTAATCCTAGAGTGATTTACGCCCAAATTAAAGGGTTTGGTACGGATGGACCTTATGCCAATTTTCCAGCTTTTGATGCAATTGGTCAAGCCGCGGGTGGTGTAATGAGTATAACGGGTGAACAGGATGGTCCACCTATGCATGCAGGAGCGAATATTGCTGATAGTGGAGCAGGGTATCATTGTGCAATAGCTGTTCTTGCAGCTCTATTTCAACGTACTGTAACAGGTGAGGGACAAAAAGTTGAAGTTACCATGCAAGATGTGATGATAAATTTCAGCCGTTCTGCCTGGGCGAGACAATTACTAACTGGAAAGGAAGCACCACGTGTAGGAAATGAAATGCCAATGGCAGGAGTAGCTCCATGTAATGTCTATCCTTGTCAGCCAGGTGGTCAGAATGATTATGTCTTTGTCTACACGTCTAGATGGCCAGGTAGCCCCCAATGGAGAAATCTTCTAAAAGTTATTGGTCGTGAAGATTTAATCGAGGACCCACGGTTTGCGACACCAGAAAGTCGTTATGAACACCGACATGAAGTGGATCAATTAATTAGCACATGGACCAGTCAGAGAACGAAATATGAAGCTATGGAAGCTCTTGGTAATGCAAGTGTGCCAGCAAGTGCTGTTTTATCGACAACAGATTTAAGTGTGGATGAATATTTAAGAGAGCGCGGTATGATTATTGAAGTCGATCATCCAATTAGAGGAAAACTAGTAATGCCTGGTAACTCTATAAGATTATCAGATTCTAATGTTCAAATAGAACCATCACCTCTTCTTGGTCAACATAATGAAGAGGTTTATGAGAAATTATTTGAATTTTCAGAAGGTGAATTAAACGAATTAAAGAACAAGGGGGTGATTTAG
- a CDS encoding ABC transporter permease, with product MTTETMDTKIENESSLKNSELRRFLRVFLGRKIVIIFGAILIAMVFLALFAEFIAPYDPYKQDLRSALQQPSAAHWLGTDSLGRDVLSRIIYGARVSLLVGITSVGLSLVVGVFLGLISGYFGGIIDTVISRVIDALLAFPGIILALAVGAVLGAGTWTVIIALAISLTPKYARVMRGQVLTVKESDYIKAAEVIGSNNFRILIKHVLPNCFSPIIVLITLNLGVAILAEASLSFLGIGITAPEAAWGAMVSEGQRYLVSNPVLSFAPGGCVLLVVLAFNLVGDALRDALDPRLRGSI from the coding sequence ATGACTACCGAAACAATGGATACGAAGATAGAAAATGAATCCTCGCTGAAAAATAGTGAATTACGACGATTTCTTAGAGTGTTTTTGGGCAGGAAAATAGTTATTATTTTTGGAGCGATTCTAATCGCAATGGTATTTCTGGCGTTATTTGCAGAATTTATCGCTCCTTATGATCCGTATAAACAAGATTTAAGGAGTGCTCTACAGCAGCCTTCTGCAGCTCATTGGTTAGGGACTGACTCCTTAGGACGAGATGTCTTGAGTCGGATTATTTATGGAGCTAGGGTTTCACTGTTAGTTGGTATTACGTCAGTAGGATTGTCACTAGTAGTTGGAGTTTTCTTAGGATTAATTTCAGGTTACTTTGGAGGAATTATTGACACTGTAATATCTAGAGTAATTGATGCTTTGTTAGCCTTTCCAGGAATTATTCTTGCACTTGCAGTTGGTGCAGTACTTGGTGCAGGGACATGGACCGTGATTATTGCCTTGGCTATATCACTCACGCCTAAATACGCTAGAGTTATGCGGGGGCAAGTGTTAACTGTTAAAGAATCAGATTATATTAAGGCTGCAGAGGTCATTGGATCAAATAACTTTCGTATCTTAATCAAGCATGTTTTGCCGAATTGTTTTTCACCGATAATCGTGCTAATTACCTTGAATTTAGGAGTTGCTATTTTAGCAGAGGCATCTTTAAGCTTTTTAGGAATTGGAATTACTGCACCAGAGGCAGCATGGGGTGCAATGGTTAGTGAAGGGCAACGTTATTTAGTAAGTAATCCTGTACTTTCTTTTGCACCGGGAGGATGCGTACTGTTAGTTGTTTTAGCATTTAATTTAGTGGGTGATGCATTGAGAGATGCATTAGATCCACGTTTGAGAGGTTCTATATAA
- a CDS encoding ABC transporter permease produces the protein MSQYIVQRFIQLLIVLFILSLFCFFLLHSLPGNPVLTILGDEATAEEIAQLTEELGLNRPLHEQYFSWLGGVVQGDLGRSIIYREDVADMILKRLPPTIHIGILAFVISITVGVPMGVIAAMKRGGWIDGFITTAANFAMAVPNFWLGILGIYVFSLKLGWLPVQGYVPLTENFWESTKYVIMPSLVLGLSSMAIIARQARSSMLEVIRQDYIRTARSKGIKHNVIIIKHALKNAIIPVVTIAGLMLPNIVGGSVIIETVYNVNGLGRLMLQSVFNQDIVVVQGCMILIAFVVAVSNLLVDISYSYFDPRIRYK, from the coding sequence ATGTCCCAATATATTGTCCAAAGGTTTATTCAGTTACTGATCGTTTTGTTTATTTTAAGTCTATTTTGTTTCTTTCTTTTACACTCATTACCAGGTAATCCTGTGCTAACTATTCTAGGAGATGAAGCAACAGCGGAAGAGATTGCACAGTTAACTGAGGAGTTAGGGTTAAATCGTCCGTTGCATGAACAATACTTTTCCTGGTTAGGTGGAGTGGTACAAGGTGATCTTGGGAGATCTATTATTTATCGAGAAGATGTTGCAGATATGATTCTTAAACGATTGCCGCCGACGATTCATATAGGGATACTTGCCTTTGTGATTAGTATAACCGTAGGTGTTCCAATGGGCGTCATTGCAGCGATGAAACGCGGAGGATGGATTGATGGCTTTATCACTACGGCTGCAAACTTTGCAATGGCAGTACCGAATTTTTGGCTTGGAATATTAGGTATTTACGTTTTCAGTCTTAAGCTAGGTTGGCTTCCGGTGCAAGGGTATGTACCATTAACTGAAAACTTTTGGGAAAGTACTAAATATGTCATCATGCCAAGTTTGGTACTTGGATTATCTTCTATGGCCATTATAGCTCGTCAAGCAAGATCATCTATGTTAGAAGTTATTCGTCAAGATTATATTCGAACAGCTCGTTCAAAAGGAATTAAGCATAATGTTATCATCATAAAACATGCTCTAAAAAATGCGATTATTCCAGTTGTGACCATTGCTGGTTTAATGTTACCTAATATTGTAGGAGGATCAGTCATTATTGAAACTGTTTATAATGTCAATGGACTTGGTCGACTTATGTTACAGTCTGTTTTTAATCAGGACATTGTTGTTGTTCAAGGATGTATGATTTTAATAGCTTTTGTTGTTGCAGTATCTAATTTACTAGTTGATATTTCTTACAGTTATTTTGATCCACGAATTCGTTATAAATAA
- a CDS encoding ABC transporter substrate-binding protein, giving the protein MKNRKINSLPFTILLLSLILLLTVTACSNKTNSPQESTDPTNSPDSTEQTTSNNGGDLKLAISGGGQALAPASELRAISDVIISGTALEKLGKYDSEGKMQPLLAKSWEENSDELTITFELNQGIQFHDGTDFNAETVKWNIEQFMEAGRGELNGIKAVEVLGDYTVQVQLEEWNSSMLNNICHFIPISSPTAYETNGKDWVKDNPIGTGPFKFVSWTKDQSVVFEKNPNYWQEGKPYLDSVTFYFMVDDTTATAALQAGEVQGIVGAEPLSANTMKNVDGFNVKILTTGLGALGRGIISDSADPQSPFADPLVRKAVSYAIDREAIVEMLYYGNAIASNQWGVPGSPSYNNDVAITYDPEKAKELLKEAGYPNGFNTKLTVSNGPSDVNLATAIQGFLGEVGINVELNTVDNAFFRELTTSANNQPWDGLVQYNHRGDYDLGTYMPRNFSPQATTYGHHLKHEDEIVSLFAEARKAKDSEQLSEISNNIQKLVSEDYALATFILVEGVPFIVHDSVKDTGINVGHGSEWTPENAKLEDK; this is encoded by the coding sequence ATGAAGAATAGGAAAATTAACAGCCTACCATTCACGATCTTACTATTGTCATTGATTTTGCTATTAACTGTAACAGCTTGTAGCAATAAAACGAATTCTCCTCAAGAATCAACAGATCCAACAAATAGCCCAGACTCAACTGAACAAACTACTAGTAATAATGGTGGAGATTTAAAACTTGCGATATCAGGTGGAGGGCAAGCTCTAGCACCAGCATCGGAGCTAAGGGCTATTTCGGATGTTATTATTTCAGGTACTGCATTGGAGAAATTGGGAAAGTATGACTCTGAAGGTAAAATGCAACCACTTTTAGCTAAGAGCTGGGAAGAAAATTCAGATGAATTAACGATTACATTTGAGCTTAATCAAGGAATCCAGTTTCATGATGGAACTGATTTTAATGCAGAGACAGTCAAGTGGAATATTGAACAGTTTATGGAAGCTGGACGCGGAGAATTGAATGGTATTAAAGCTGTTGAAGTATTGGGAGATTATACTGTTCAAGTTCAATTAGAAGAATGGAATAGTAGTATGTTAAATAACATTTGTCATTTTATTCCGATATCCTCTCCAACTGCCTATGAAACGAACGGGAAAGATTGGGTGAAGGATAATCCAATCGGTACTGGACCTTTCAAATTTGTAAGTTGGACAAAAGACCAATCAGTTGTTTTTGAGAAGAACCCCAATTATTGGCAGGAAGGGAAACCTTACCTTGATAGTGTCACATTTTATTTTATGGTAGATGATACAACGGCGACTGCAGCATTACAAGCTGGCGAGGTTCAAGGTATTGTTGGCGCAGAGCCGCTTTCAGCTAATACTATGAAAAATGTAGATGGTTTTAACGTGAAAATTTTAACAACAGGTTTAGGTGCCCTTGGGAGAGGAATCATTAGTGATAGTGCCGATCCGCAATCACCATTTGCTGATCCACTAGTTCGAAAAGCGGTTTCATATGCAATCGATCGAGAAGCAATTGTTGAGATGTTGTATTATGGCAATGCGATCGCCTCTAACCAATGGGGGGTACCTGGATCACCAAGCTATAATAATGATGTTGCTATCACCTATGATCCTGAGAAAGCAAAGGAACTGCTTAAAGAAGCAGGATATCCAAATGGATTTAACACAAAATTAACTGTAAGCAATGGACCTTCGGATGTTAACTTAGCAACGGCTATTCAAGGCTTTTTAGGGGAAGTCGGCATAAATGTTGAACTGAACACAGTAGATAATGCTTTCTTCAGAGAATTAACAACATCTGCTAATAACCAACCTTGGGATGGTCTTGTTCAGTACAATCATCGTGGTGATTACGATTTGGGAACATATATGCCAAGAAATTTCTCACCACAAGCTACAACATATGGTCATCACCTAAAGCATGAAGATGAAATCGTATCTCTATTTGCAGAAGCAAGAAAAGCAAAAGATTCGGAACAGTTATCAGAAATCTCAAATAATATTCAAAAGCTAGTCTCTGAAGACTATGCATTGGCTACATTTATTTTAGTAGAAGGTGTACCTTTTATTGTTCATGATTCTGTTAAGGATACTGGAATAAATGTTGGGCATGGTTCAGAGTGGACTCCTGAAAACGCAAAACTAGAAGATAAGTAG